A stretch of DNA from Pseudomonas sp. HN11:
CCGCCTTCGCTCTGATCCACCAGATAGATCAGGCTGCCATCCGGCGCGCGTACCGCCGCCAGTTCCAGTTCGTTGGGCCCGACCAGTCCGCGATAGGGCTGGCCTTTATAGGCCACCGCACGCTCCAAGGCCTTGGCGCTGTCCTTGACCCGAATCGCCGTGGCGCACAGCGACGGCCCGTGGGCTTCAAAGAAGTTGTGGGCGAAGGAATAGGGTTCACAGTTGAGGATCAGGTTGATATCGCCCTGGCGCAACAGGCTCACGCTCTTGGAGCGATGCTGCCCGGCCTTGACGAACCCCAGGCGCTCCAGCCAGTGGGTCAGCTTGGCGCCGAGGCTTTCGTCTACGGCAAATTCCAAAAATTCGATGCCGTCGTATTCGCTGGCCGCTGGGGTATCAAACAGAATTTCAACCGGTTGCGCGGGCGCTTCCTGCTTCAGGCGCTCGCGGGTTTTCTTTTCCAGGTACAGCAAGGAGCGCAGGCCGTCCGCCGCGTTCGCGCGGGTCGGCGCGGCGCGAAAGCCGTCGTTGAAAATTTCCAGGGACAGCGGCCCGGTGTAGCCACTCTTGATGATCGGCGCCAGGAACCCTGCCAGGTCGAATTCGCCTTGGCCGGGAAAGCAGCGAAAATGACGGCTCCACTCCAGCACGTCCATGGCCAGGATCGGCGCGTCGGCCATTTGCACAAAAAAGATCTTGTCGCCGGGAATCTCCGCAATGGCACTCGGATCACCTTTGAGGGACAGGGTGTGGAAGCTGTCGAGCAGTACGCCGAGGCTGGGATGGTCAACCTGACGCACCAGGTTCCATACCTGTTGCCAGGTATTCACATGCTTGCCCCAGGCCAACGCTTCGTAGCCGATGCGCAGGCCACGACGGCCGGCGTGTTCGGCGAGCAGGCTCAGGTCATCCAGCAAAATGCGCTCGTCACCCACGCAGTCGGCCGAGGCGTTGCTGCACACCAGCACCAGATCGGTGCCCAGCTCCTGCATCAAATCGAATTTACGCTCGGCACGCTCCAGATTGCGCGCCAGGCGGTCGCGGCGGCAGCCTTCAAAGTCCCGAAATGGCTGGAACAAGGTGATGGCAATGCCAAGGTCGGCGCACATTTGCCTAACTTCACGCGGGCTGCCGTCGTAGTACAACAGATCGTTTTCGAAGATTTCTACACCGTTAAACCCGGCGGCCGCGATGGCATCGAGTTTTTCCGGCAGGGTTCCGCTCAAGGAAACGGTGGCAATCGAGCGCTGCATGGG
This window harbors:
- the quiC gene encoding 3-dehydroshikimate dehydratase QuiC, whose protein sequence is MQRSIATVSLSGTLPEKLDAIAAAGFNGVEIFENDLLYYDGSPREVRQMCADLGIAITLFQPFRDFEGCRRDRLARNLERAERKFDLMQELGTDLVLVCSNASADCVGDERILLDDLSLLAEHAGRRGLRIGYEALAWGKHVNTWQQVWNLVRQVDHPSLGVLLDSFHTLSLKGDPSAIAEIPGDKIFFVQMADAPILAMDVLEWSRHFRCFPGQGEFDLAGFLAPIIKSGYTGPLSLEIFNDGFRAAPTRANAADGLRSLLYLEKKTRERLKQEAPAQPVEILFDTPAASEYDGIEFLEFAVDESLGAKLTHWLERLGFVKAGQHRSKSVSLLRQGDINLILNCEPYSFAHNFFEAHGPSLCATAIRVKDSAKALERAVAYKGQPYRGLVGPNELELAAVRAPDGSLIYLVDQSEGGLYDTDFNLQPAASSSGGLLRIDHMAMALPADSLDSWVLFYKSLLDFEADDEVVLPDPYGLVKSRALRSRCSSIRLPLNISENRNTAISHALSSYRGSGVHHIAFDCADIFAEVRRAKEAGVPLLDIPLNYYDDLAARFDFDDEFLSELAYYNVLYDRDAQGGELFHVYTEPFEGRFFFEIIQRKNGYAGYGAANVAVRLAAMAKSRSGAVRQARL